In Calliopsis andreniformis isolate RMS-2024a chromosome 6, iyCalAndr_principal, whole genome shotgun sequence, a single genomic region encodes these proteins:
- the LOC143180351 gene encoding uncharacterized protein LOC143180351 isoform X6 — protein MSKASDDDERRRRSLEAGREMLEKYKAEKASKARGTAIGHSQTDEASDEESFHIDKSIGHRESYVHEGVSSRDITQSSVSMSEGEADGDLEGLAGRVAQLEELLQGKEAIVEALHAEIDHLRAEASSPNSSQSQNSSIHGRDRISLYYTKLQEFEKAINKRDNLIEELTWSLQQALSTRDNLVAQLNSLNAIQIPIKDNATSSNNMNLQEKIYALETTLSDQRSIIQKLNGQLSQIQEHVQTLEMEKETRNAEINDYKLQINNLNEQIRLGAADKNLNIAETLKQQKQYESRVDKIKQDMQHILEKFTAETNTNTARHQQELKDLTTKHETEIMNIQEKYEERLKQLKEENKNLADRLNKELPDLETRHAKELSIFQVQLAHYKKTVEALKLELVNRSESQQTAQAELNQYKSKLNELKIQSDNMRHIQDLDHQKEKEMLGEQIKLHKLQLEDMTSKYIAATAVLESKESIERSLEQALSNAAVLKEENESLKFKLDDLSSRYSAAQSLIENSQAHERTLSNRIYDLEKSLSRLSGINASTLSELNETSYQTLDEMAIQYQVTRQKLEEKAELEKLLVLRIEGLENDVRKTKEELEQANLNKKSYEKQLKDMKNMCDKYKSELSLLKKNDLDSRSLQGNEENKLSSQKDAITDLLHKAEEDQQEIKQLKTTLEQKETELTESLKKLHDLAEKLKKSEDECQQLKNGLAIAWAQCAEVEQKLNQTLSLNESKLDVSVPISSYNSALLKQFKLGSVANDSMNTTHNQTKDTDKFLYEKNEDLNNTSMLQAKYDSVSEENEKLLKELEYLVEKQADYDEIKNKLSHYTTLSENLSTEKEGVMEENRDLKKKLENVHLLKESVNQLRAEKESLRKEIEALICVHDEQISAIKAETASEIRKVQSLVLGVKEGTTELHDLKTELETRHAKEMEELRTYFEQKCLLMEKQYSEEIFSQQSKKMSDNDSEIADLTEGLYFGGAGDCLNASNISERSSRVASPLGDDQLKNNSNNLTGLSKLELDYDSNMKALQQELQNKIIEVQEIKLHYEKVLEDQKNKYEKELYENRRKERHEFLRNMINQALLTVESDAEDNWPSELLELRDKLTSNAKREIQLLKETHAAEVHRLKEEHSKNVARMIDRHQEELNNIRKSVAPHDRKQDADKIMKCKTMEERISLNKTCATLKVLVEELIKYFIICEEEVNNTFINEVLKRKLCDSDEKTVQTEEIEKSKLNELKKGQPNPTLRVHFAPQSTEIASIINSDTDTLQTILEETDDMTEKLKQELNSCVQRLKSESAEILGTSLFAAEERRSSTLSKEVMKINKTNEELNLKLRQAESLIISYQEETEQLKLTILDFQRKLINAENKKEIITEGYGENDEVGSDIILQDFSQLQEKVRQMLSNGGGDFTDSLQLIEEFCRQGDKLMEDAKREKEDLQQQQVPLEPTPPPYIHRVCCRKIEAADKQLKATRKFLDEQASEREIERDEVARQIHLLQEQLKERDREKERDLRITSECTLSPEPTSEVPVLQASGINAAVEALESQMREMSSLMSDTEAKKIETESELKAAIDKIWVLREIITDLEQQLQIKTEKEESLQLQINQLETVIAAQTKNQQELVQELDAIKMSSESKHLNEHINHLQEELRKHKLSSEQFNVNSSALKQMKMELCDMQNQLDKRIKDLESAHMCSSNLSLSQPSEDVSIREQLDASRCPTPDDPTAPPMLPLDQLLKLKEKMTKHARAEEVAFKRIKDLEMQVNSLKNQNEELQAEQEILQQTASEQLFQIEAMRGRLEQHKQSAPFAQRQATSRLELQLHEANTKFQSLERTIADKDLELKDMRNQLDRVSQLLQEKEAEIANVVQVESATIQKLKEHLEVIEEEKKILQAKVGVQEHAQLELPRLIDSMLADKNEEIDHLKEQLSKKEKQLELYSSLNLDETQLRELIRQLEPKNSARTLSDILSIHSECEETTEAIRGANATSILPNVSTFKVISSPAFSKNIEDSFAPLVNTTKMGLQVPPLDLGSHSQSLSGMCNQQSIAIDLLHSESESKTSEDNASTDETDLVSQSKQGSLKANNLPGKETVNRQLQTSDTHESSSKLHVTSMKHTQTSINESIKEVENLENQLQVLREELQVKSLVLDKREADLIILQKLYDELQQEFKEVVETLTRDKCFYQNQYELSRVSENKIKKDLEEVENVLKIRNEEIEEQKSKMQVNEKIIMELNSENTRLKEDIKEKEQEQVKKYSTLLHEKMKELQNLRDAILEKDITIETIQTRNIEIENENKQLYEYKTKYQLLKQEIMEYQNEIQRLTEGLNNRDQIIRRLEEMARRSSFSGTSSPSNEKDQEIHHLQEYLKEKDKVIRQMSDDSKSLHRALETIQNKMKESGNVVELRKKLKDERKLNAELKSMVEKLSKELSELKLPAQRSQDDIDIEDMVQRELNLSAHLDRQIMCVIESDRDVNICKEERQTRPRSNEEDTQRFMDLKMKLDQANKINEELRKLKDDLEIERGMLKCQIAEYEGRIFQLKSDLTEECKKVAKLDEELTSEKNLVRTLKIQIEKEHRSMQSGHVQYSELIEFLQNKLKISLDNEAKLRNELSVLRQEHKTLEMQLSLTKDHEQSQKSDDLPQLTDLLETERKKYLLLMETYEKEERNNAELKDALRKLQMEKSQFKKQLEVEVEEKEKLISSLALVEGVKDHLQTDLRRTKEELKAREEECEWLQKRIKTMTDAEMRRQEQRTSEHNELKGLRREINNAREVMMDLEADMKQSKRELTESVEREIKLTETIAILKERETNLLKNLADIKEEEKKLRDIIAELQQDLKLSARRELELTKELKGRSPTDKNDPTKYIQKIKDLSDSNEKYAHERCVLQEKLIKAREEKEQLSQRVKLLEAQVKQSRGPRDVNTQSGDYMDKLHHFYGKYLRADSRRKALMYQKRYLLGIVGGYQLSEENTLTVLAQLTKEQRSYTIAGRNRKSPKVRFKSAVLVLISIHRMKWLILRWTTGKRIGVTTLLWNADQSFMPVQKVTMNHSPPVRDRFTTNGDCGFDGFALEQYYQRLRNIQQTLGLAMAETASRPIIPE, from the exons atgaGCAAAGCATCGGACGACGATGAGCGTAGAAGACGCTCCTTGGAGGCGGGCAGAGAAATG ctCGAGAAATATAAAGCAGAAAAGGCTAGTAAAGCAAGAGGTACTGCAATAGGTCATAGTCAAACAGACGAGGCTTCTGATGAAGAATCTTTTCACATTGATAAATCTATAGGACACAGAGAATCTTAT GTACATGAGGGTGTTTCGTCAAGGGATATAACGCAAAGTAGTGTCAGCATGAGTGAAGGAGAGGCAGATGGTGACTTAGAGGGACTTGCAGGAAGAGTAGCTCAATTGGAAGAGTTACTACAAGGAAAGGAAGCCATAGTGGAAGCACTGCATGCAGAGATTGATCATTTAAGAGCAGAAGCATCATCTCCCAATTCTTCACAAAGTCAAAATAGTAGCATACATGGCAGAGATAGGATATCTTTGTATTACACAAAA TTGCAGGAATTTGAAAAAGCAATAAATAAGCGTGATAATTTGATAGAAGAATTGACATGGTCTTTGCAACAAGCATTATCCACTAGAGATAATCTTGTTGCACAATTGAACTCTTTGAATGCTATTCAAATACCTATCAAAGATAATGCTACTTCCAGTAATAATATGAATTTACAAGAAAAG attTATGCTCTAGAAACCACATTAAGTGATCAAAGGTCGATAATACAAAAATTGAACGGTCAATTATCTCAAATTCAAGAACATGTACAGACTTTAGAAATGGAGAAGGAAACACGAAATGCTGAAATCAATGATTATAAATtgcaaataaataatttaaatgaaCAGATTCGTTTGGGAGCGGctgataaaaatttaaatattgcgGAAACTTTAAAGCAACAGAAACAATATGAATCACGCGTTGATAAAATAAAACAGGATATGCAGCACATTTTAGAAAAATTTACGGCCGAAACAAATACGAATACTGCACGTCATCAGCAGGAATTAAAA GATTTGACTACGAAGCATGAAACGgaaataatgaatattcaagaGAAATACGAAGAACGTTTGAAACAATTAAAGGAGGAAAATAAAAATCTGGCTGATCGTTTAAATAAAGAATTACCTGATTTAGAGACTAGGCACGCAAAAGAACTTTCGATATTCCAAGTGCAATTAGCTCATTATAAGAAAACTGTTGAGGCTTTGAAACTGGAATTAGTAAATCGTTCTGAGTCTCAACAGACAGCGCAAGCTGAATTGAATCAGTATAAGTCAAAATTAAACGAGTTAAAAATACAATCTGATAATATGCGACACATACAAGATTTGGACCATCAAAAGGAGAAAGAAATGTTAGGTGAACAGATCAAGTTACACAAGCTCCAATTAGAAGATATGACTTCAAAATATATTGCTGCGACTGCGGTTTTAGAATCAAAAGAAAGTATCGAACGTTCTTTGGAACAGGCTTTGTCGAACGCTGCTGTATTGAAGGAGGAGAATGAAAGTTTGAAATTCAAACTAGATGATCTATCATCAAGGTATTCTGCAGCCCAATCACTGATCGAAAATAGTCAAGCTCATGAACGAACATTGAGCAATAGAATTTATGATTTAGAGAAATCCTTGTCCAGATTAAGTGGTATAAATGCTAGCACATTGAGCGAACTAAACGAAACCAGTTACCAAACACTGGACGAAATGGCAATACAATATCAAGTGACGAGGCAAAAACTCGAAGAGAAAGCAGAATTAGAAAAACTTCTAGTCCTTAGAATCGAAGGTCTTGAAAATGATGTCCGTAAGACAAAGGAAGAGTTAGAACAAGCAAATCTTAATAAAAAATCATACGAAAAACAGTTAAAAGATATGAAGAATATGTGCGATAAGTACAAATCCGAGCTTAGTTTACTGAAAAAAAATGATTTAGATAGTCGTTCTTTGCAAGGTAATGAGGAGAACAAATTGTCTAGTCAGAAAGATGCTATTACCGATTTATTACATAAAGCTGAAGAGGATCAACAAGAAATTAAACAATTGAAAACTACTCTTGAACAAAAGGAGACAGAATTAACAGAATCATTGAAGAAATTACATGACTTGGCAGAGAAACTGAAAAAGTCAGAAGATGAATGTCAACAGCTGAAAAATGGTTTAGCCATTGCATGGGCTCAATGCGCAGAGGTGGAACAAAAGTTAAATCAAACACTATCGTTAAATGAGAGTAAACTTGATGTTTCTGTACCGATATCTAGTTACAACAGTGCCTTACTGAAGCAATTTAAATTAGGTAGTGTTGCAAATGATTCTATGAATACAACACACAATCAAACAAAGGATACTGATAAGTTTTTGTATGAAAAGAACGAAGATTTGAATAACACAAGTATGTTGCAAGCAAAATATGATTCAGTTTCAgaagaaaacgaaaaattgttaaaagAATTGGAATACTTAGTAGAGAAACAGGCTGATTACgacgaaattaaaaataaattaagtcATTATACTACACTTTCAGAAAATTTGTCTACTGAAAAAGAAGGTGTAATGGAAGAAAACAGAGACTTGAAGAAAAAACTGGAGAACGTGCATTTGTTAAAAGAATCTGTAAATCAATTGAGAGCTGAAAAAGAATCCTTGCGTAAGGAAATCGAAGCGCTGATTTGCGTTCATGATGAACAAATAAGTGCTATAAAAGCTGAAACTGCGTCAGAAATTAGGAAAGTGCAGTCATTGGTGCTAGGCGTGAAAGAAGGTACAACCGAGTTGCATGATTTGAAAACTGAATTAGAGACGCGACATGCAAAAGAAATGGAAGAACTGCGAACATACTTTGAGCAAAAGTGTTTGCTAATGGAGAAACAATATTCTGAGGAGATATTCAGCCAGCAATCAAAGAAAATGTCTGATAATGATAGCGAGATCGCAGATTTAACCGAGGGTTTATACTTTGGAGGTGCTGGAGATTGTTTAAATGCTTCAAATATTTCTGAACGTAGCTCAAGAGTTGCTTCTCCATTGGGCGATGATCAATTAAAGAACAATAGTAATAATCTTACTGGTTTGAGTAAATTAGAATTAGACTATGACTCAAATATGAAAGCTTTACAGCAagaactacaaaataaaataattgaagTGCAAGAAATAAAACTACATTATGAGAAAGTATTAGAAGATCAGAAAAATAAGTATGAAAAAGAATTGTACGAGAACAGAAGAAAAGAGAGACATGAATTTCTGCGGAACATGATAAACCAG GCACTCTTGACAGTCGAGTCGGATGCAGAAGACAATTGGCCGTCAGAACTGCTAGAATTGCGTGATAAGCTTACCAGCAATGCAAAACGTGAAATACAGCTATTGAAAGAAACTCATGCTGCAGAGGTACATCGCTTAAAAGAAGAGCACTCTAAGAATGTAGCTAGAATGATCGATCGTCATCAAGAAGAGCTTAATAACATCAGGAAGTCGGTTGCTCCGCATGATAGGAAACAAGATGCTGATAAGATCATGAAGTGTAAGACTATGGAAGAAAG AATCAGCTTGAATAAGACATGTGCCACTCTTAAAGTATTGGTCGAGGAATTGATAAAATACTTTATCATATGTGAAGAAGAAGTAAATAATACATTTATTAACGAAGTTCTAAAAAGAAAATTATGTGATAGCGATGAAAAGACAGTACAAACCGAAGAAATTGAAAAATCAAAACTTAATGAATTAAAAAAAGGTCAACCTAATCCTACGCTCAGAGTTCATTTCGCACCTCAAAGTACCGAGATAGCTTCTATAATAAATAGTGATACAGATACCTTACAAACGATATTAGAAGAAACCGATGATATGACAGAAAAATTAAAACAAGAATTGAACAGTTGTGTGCAACGTTTAAAGTCTGAGAGTGCTGAAATTCTTGGTACTTCATTGTTTGCTGCTGAAGAACGTCGTAGTAGTACACTTTCGAAAGAAGttatgaaaataaataaaacaaatgaAGAACTCAATTTGAAACTGCGTCAAGCAGAATCTCTGATAATAAGCTATCAAGAAGAAACTGAGCAACTGAAACTTACTATTCTAGATTTTCAAAGGAAGCTAATCAATGCAGAGAATAAGAAAGAAATCATAACAGAAGGGTATGGAGAAAATGACGAAGTTGGTAGTGATATAATTCTTCAAGATTTTTCACAGTTACAAGAAAAAG TGAGACAAATGTTATCAAATGGAGGAGGAGATTTTACGGATTCACTGCAATTGATAGAAGAATTTTGTAGACAAGGTGATAAGTTAATGGAAGATGCGAAACGAGAGAAAGAAGACTTGCAGCAACAG CAGGTGCCTTTAGAACCTACTCCTCCCCCATACATTCACAGGGTTTGCTGCCGAAAG ATCGAGGCCGCGGACAAGCAACTGAAAGCAACTCGTAAATTCCTTGACGAACAGGCAAGTGAGAGAGAAATTGAAAGAGATGAAGTCGCACGACAAATTCATCTTTTACAGGAACAGCTTAAAGAGCGAGATCGCGAAAAAGAACGTGATCTGCGCATTACATCAGAG TGTACGCTATCACCTGAACCAACGTCAGAGGTTCCTGTGCTTCAAGCATCTGGCATCAATGCAGCT GTGGAGGCTCTTGAGTCTCAGATGAGAGAGATGTCCTCTCTTATGTCAGATACAGAAGCCAAGAAGATAGAAACTGAGAGTGAACTGAAAGCAGCTATTGACAAAATTTGGGTGCTAAGAGAAATTATCACTGACTTGGAGCAACAGCTGCAAATAAAAACTGAAAAGGAAGAATCTTTGCAGCTTCAAATCAATCAATTAGAAACAGTGATCGCTGCTCAAACTAAAAACCAGCAAGAATTAGTCCAAGAGTTAGATGCCATTAAAATGAGCAGTGAAAGTAAACATCTTAATGAACACATTAATCACTTACAG GAGGAATTAAGAAAACATAAGTTAAGTTCTGAACAGTTCAACGTGAATTCTTCTGCACTCAAGCAGATGAAGATGGAACTGTGTGATATGCAAAATCAGTTAGACAAAAGAATCAAAGATCTGGAATCTGCTCACATGTGTAGCTCTAATTTAAGCTTAAGCCAACCAAGCGAAGATGTTTCTATTAGGGAACAATTAGATGCCTCCCGATGTCCAACTCCAGATGACCCTACTGCACCCCCGATGTTGCCCTTAGACCAACTGCTGAAACTTAAAGAGAAAATGACGAAACATGCTAGAGCCGAAGAGGTCGCGTTTAAGAGGATCAAAGACTTGGAAATGCAAGTGAATTCTCTCAAGAAtcaaaatgaagaattgcaagcAGAGCAGGAGATTTTGCAGCAAACTGCTTCCGAGCAATTGTTCCAAATAGAAGCGATGCGTGGTCGTTTGGAACAACATAAGCAGAGCGCTCCGTTTGCTCAAAGACAGGCTACGTCTCGTTTAGAATTGCAGCTTCACGAAGCTAATACGAAGTTCCAATCTTTAGAACGGACTATCGCCGATAAAGACTTGGAGTTGAAAGACATGAGGAATCAATTGGACAGGGTCAGTCAATTATTACAAGAGAAGGAAGCAGAAATAGCAAATGTTGTGCAGGTAGAAAGTGCAACGATCCAAAAGCTGAAGGAACACTTGGAAGTTATcgaggaagaaaagaagatACTACAGGCAAAGGTTGGTGTTCAAGAACACGCTCAGTTAGAACTACCACGATTGATAGACAGTATGCTGGCTGATAAAAATGAGGAAATAGATCATTTGAAAGAACAGTTGTCCAAGAAAGAAAAACAACTTGAATTGTATTCTTCCTTGAACTTGGACGAGACGCAGCTGCGAGAACTGATACGACAACTGGAACCAAAGAATAGTGCCCGTACTTTAAGCGATATCCTATCTATTCACTCAGAATGTGAGGAGACAACAGAAGCCATTCGAGGAGCGAATGCAACTTCAATATTGCCTAATGTATCCACCTTTAAAGTTATCAGTTCACCTGCATTCTCTAAGAACATAGAGGACTCCTTCGCACCTTTAGTAAACACCACGAAAATGGGTTTACAAGTACCTCCATTGGATCTAGGCTCTCATTCTCAAAGTCTATCAGGCATGTGTAATCAGCAGTCCATAGCGATAGATTTGTTACATAGTGAATCCGAGTCGAAAACTTCGGAAGACAATGCTTCAACGGATGAAACTGATCTTGTCTCACAATCGAAACAGGGGAGTCTTAAGGCAAATAATCTTCCAGGAAAAGAaactgtcaatcgtcaattacaAACTAGTGATACACACGAAAGTAGTAGCAAGTTGCATGTTACTTCTATGAAACACACGCAAACATCCATTAACGAATCGATCAAAGAGGTAGAGAATTTGGAAAATCAATTACAAGTTTTGAGAGAAGAATTACAGGTGAAGTCTTTAGTTCTGGACAAACGCGAGGCAGATTTGATTATTTTACAAAAACTATATGACGAACTACAGCAGGAATTCAAGGAGGTAGTTGAGACGCTTACGAGGGATAAATGTTTTTACCAAAACCAGTACGAATTATCCCGGGTATCCgagaataaaataaagaaagatTTGGAAGAGGTGGAGAATGTTCTTAAAATAAGAAACGAAGAGATTGAAGAGCAGAAGAGTAAAATGCAGGTAAATGAGAAAATTATAATGGAATTAAACTCGGAGAATACAAGATTGAAAGAGGACATTAAGGAGAAGGAACAGGAACAAGTTAAAAAGTACTCTACCTTATTGCATGAGAAGATGAAAGAATTGCAGAATCTGAGGGATGCAATTCTTGAGAAAGACATCACAATTGAAACCATTCAAACACGTAATATAGAAATAGAAAATGAGAACAAACAGCTGTACGAATATAAGACCAAGTATCAATTGTTGAAGCAGGAAATTATGGAGTACCAGAATGAAATTCAAAGATTGACGGAAGGTCTGAACAATAGAGATCAAATTATCAGACGATTAGAAGAAATGGCTAGGCGCTCCAGTTTTTCGGGAACATCTTCACCGTCCAATGAGAAAGATCAAGAGATACATCACTTGCAGGAATACTTAAAGGAGAAGGATAAAGTTATACGTCAAATGAGTGATGATAGTAAGAGTTTGCACAGAGCATTGGAAACTATACAGAATAAGATGAAGGAATCTGGAAATGTAGTGGAACTAAGAAAAAAGCTGAAGGATGAACGAAAACTGAATGCAGAATTGAAGAGCATGGTGGAGAAACTCAGTAAAGAATTGTCCGAGTTGAAATTACCTGCACAGCGATCGCAGGATGACattgatattgaagatatggtGCAGCGAGAGTTGAATTTGTCAGCGCATTTAGATAGACAAATCATGTGTGTCATTGAAAGTGATAGGGACGTTAATATATGTAAAGAAGAAAGACAAACTCGACCCCGTAGTAATGAAGAAGACACTCAAAGATTTATGGATTTAAAAATGAAGTTAGATCAGGCAAACAAGATCAATGAGGAATTAAGAAAACTAAAGGACGATCTAGAGATTGAGAGAGGAATGCTTAAGTGCCAGATTGCAGAGTACGAAGGTCGTATCTTCCAACTTAAATCAGACTTAACTGAAGAATGTAAAAAAGTTGCAAAACTTGATGAGGAATTAACTTCTGAGAAAAATCTAGTTCGGACGTTAAAAATTCAAATCGAAAAAGAACATAGATCAATGCAGTCTGGACATGTTCAGTATTCTGAGCTAATTGAATTCCTTCAGAACAAATTGAAAATATCCTTGGATAATGAGGCAAAGCTTCGCAATGAGCTCTCCGTGCTAAGACAAGAACATAAAACTTTAGAAATGCAATTGAGTTTGACGAAAGATCATGAACAGTCTCAAAAATCGGACGATTTGCCACAACTTACAGATCTTCTAGAAACTGAGCGTAAAAAGTATTTGTTACTCATGGAAACTTATGAAAAGGAAGAACGAAATAACGCAGAGTTAAAGGATGCTCTCAGAAAATTGCAGATGGAGAAGAGTCAATTTAAAAAACAGTTAGAGGTAGAAGTCGAGGAGAAAGAAAAGTTGATAAGTAGTTTGGCTCTGGTTGAAGGAGTCAAGGATCATCTGCAAACTGATCTCAGACGTACCAAAGAAGAACTGAAAGCAAGGGAAGAAGAATGCGAGTGGTTACAAAAAAGAATTAAGACCATGACTGACGCGGAAATGAGAAGGCAGGAACAGAGAACTAGTGAACATAATGAGCTTAAAGGATTGAGACGAGAAATTAACAATGCTAGAGAAGTTATGATGGATTTAGAAGCTGATATGAAACAGTCAAAGAGAGAACTGACAGAATCTGTTGAACGTGAGATAAAATTAACTGAAACTATAGCAATTTTGAAAGAAAGGGAAACCAATCTTCTTAAAAATCTGGCTGATatcaaagaagaagaaaaaaaattaaGGGACATAATAGCTGAATTACAACAGGACTTGAAATTGTCTGCCAGGAGAGAATTAGAACTTACAAAAGAATTAAAGGGTCGATCTCCAACTGATAAGAATGACCCAACAAAGTACATACAAAAAATTAAG GATCTTAGTGATTCTAACGAAAAATACGCGCATGAAAGGTGTGTGCTTCAAGAGAAGCTCATAAAAGCACGAGAGGAAAAGGAGCAGCTTAGTCAACGAGTGAAATTACTCGAAGCTCAAGTAAAGCAAAGTAGAGGTCCTCGAGATGTAAATACTCAAAGCGGAGATTATATGGACAAA TTGCACCATTTCTATGGGAAGTACTTGCGAGCGGATAGTAGGCGTAAAGCTTTAATGTATCAGAAACGTTATTTATTAGGTATTGTGGGTGGTTATCAGCTCTCTGAAGAAAATACTTTAACCGTACTTGCTCAACTGACTAAAGAACAAAGATCATACACTATCGCGGGCCGCAATCGTAAATCACCAAAAGTACGTTTCAAGAGTGCAGTCTTGGTTCTAATTAGCATACACAGAATGAAATGGTTGATTCTGAGGTGGACTACTGGTAAACGAATAGGAGTTACGACGTTATTATGGAACGCGGATCAGTCATTTATGCCAGTGCAAAAAGTAACTATGAATCATTCGCCACCCGTTCGAGATAGATTTACTACAAA CGGGGACTGTGGTTTCGACGGATTCGCGCTTGAACAGTATTATCAAAGGTTAAGGAACATTCAACAGACACTAGGTTTAGCAATGGCGGAGACTGCAAGTCGTCCGATTATCCCTGAATAG